A portion of the Glandiceps talaboti chromosome 13, keGlaTala1.1, whole genome shotgun sequence genome contains these proteins:
- the LOC144445139 gene encoding YTH domain-containing family protein 3-like: protein MSASVDQRPKGQSNRVQNGPLNQKETVTDEDFDAYLQNNQTNQGYNSGPNMPPPSDPSGYMPSYYSSSMPFPYLNTGGESTWSTGDNFNFYGGYGPGDSGNYLQDNFYSQPGTTPPYLNQSGFNFFPGNADFSAWGNSTQPQGQGNQRNAGQGQSSYSYDYARYSGTTMGTGQRYQDMNGMEGGDGKTSGMKTVEQGISGLNLGSDPKQSSSSGSTGSAGESTVDSDAVKSQPQTSQTVTTTSPVVSSAPAPTSTASKPVSWASIASKPAKPQPKLKPKSATHAPVPAQLPPMKHTMDIGTWNGGAKSAPKSAVAPQQAPPAPQQHPQAQQQRWTQQRSRGGDANFNNPPTSGNAGLAPISAPAANNAAAVNNHPVLEKLRSANEYNPSNFSLNAKGARFFIIKSYSEDDIHRSIKYSIWCSTEHGNKRLDAAFRERQGKGPVYLYYSVNGSGHFCGMAQMMSEVDYNVTTGVWAQDKWKGRFEVKWIYVKDVPNSQLRHIRLENNENKPVTNSRDTQEVPIEKGKQVLKIMHNYRHTTSIFDDFGHYEKRQEEDNTRKDPK, encoded by the exons ATGTCTGCAAGTGTAGATCAG CGACCTAAAGGGCAGTCAAATCGCG TACAAAATGGCCCCTTAAATCAGAAAGAGACAGTAACCGATGAAGATTTCGACGCCTATTTGCAGAACAACCAAACTAATCAG GGCTATAATTCTGGACCCAACATGCCACCTCCATCTGACCCATCAGGTTACATGCCCAGTTATTATTCCTCCTCGATGCCATTTCCTTATTTGAACACTGGTGGCGAAAGCACCTGGTCAACAGGAGATAACTTCAATTTCTATGGCGGTTATGGACCTGGAGACAGTGGAAATTACTTGCAGGATAACTTTTATAGTCAACCTGGGACTACCCCTCCGTATTTGAACCAGTCAGGATTTAATTTCTTTCCTGGAAATGCGGACTTTTCAGCATGGGGTAATAGTACCCAGCCCCAGGGACAAGGAAATCAACGGAATGCTGGACAGGGACAAAGCTCCTATTCCTATGATTATGCTCGCTATTCAGGAACAACCATGGGAACAGGCCAGCGATACCAGGATATGAACGGTATGGAGGGGGGTGATGGGAAAACATCTGGAATGAAGACTGTTGAGCAGGGAATTTCGGGACTGAATTTAGGATCTGATCCTAAGCAAAGCAGCAGTTCTGGAAGTACTGGGTCTGCAGGAGAAAGCACTGTTGATTCGGATGCAGTAAAATCTCAGCCGCAGACCTCTCAAACTGTAACAACTACTTCACCTGTTGTTAGTTCGGCACCAGCACCAACAAGCACTGCAAGTAAGCCTGTGTCGTGGGCTTCCATTGCAAGTAAGCCAGCAAAACCTCAACCAAAGTTAAAACCAAAAAGTGCTACTCATGCTCCGGTTCCGGCACAGTTGCCTCCGATGAAACATACCATGGATATCGGAACTTGGAATGGTGGAGCTAAGAGTGCTCCTAAATCTGCTGTCGCACCTCAGCAGGCACCTCCAGCACCCCAGCAACATCCTCAGGCACAGCAACAACGATGGACTCAACAACGCAGTCGAGGGGGTGATGCGAACTTTAACAACCCGCCTACTTCAGGCAATGCAGGACTTGCTCCTATCTCGGCTCCTGCAGCTAACAATGCAGCTGCAGTTAATAATCATCCTGTTCTTGAGAAACTGCGATCAGCAAATGAGTATAATCCATCAAACTTCAGTTTGAACGCAAAAGGAGCTCGGTTCTTTATCATCAAGAGCTACTCTGAGGACGACATCCATCGATCCATTAAGTATAGTATCTGGTGTAGTACAGAACATGGCAACAAACGTCTTGATGCCGCATTCCGTGAGCGCCAGGGCAAAGGACCGGTGTACTTGTATTATAGCGTCAATGGCAGCGGTCATTTCTGTGGTATGGCTCAGATGATGTCTGAGGTGGACTACAATGTGACAACTGGTGTGTGGGCACAGGACAAGTGGAAAGGAAGATTTGAAGTCAAATGGATTTATGTGAAGGACGTACCCAACAGTCAGCTACGACACATCCgcttggaaaacaatgaaaataaaccTGTGACTAATTCACGTGACACCCAGGAAGTTCCAATCGAAAAGGGCAAACAAGTGTTGAAGATCATGCATAACTATCGCCATACAACATCCATCTTTGATGACTTCGGTCACTATGAGAAGCGTCAGGAGGAGGATAATACTC GCAAGGACCCCAAATAA